The following proteins come from a genomic window of Polyangiaceae bacterium:
- a CDS encoding lysophospholipid acyltransferase family protein — translation MHALTTRDRRVGGEWTAPQQVKNTLIVWLVRALLAVVDRVPPRVLVPLGGALGWLTGVVTPTTRRTTARDLSRVLQRETPTALRCYTRAGENLALCLLLRRPSIAARELVAFDPESERELRSVLSRGRGCVFVSAHVGPFEAVAALVAELGLDPAVVVRESYDARLDPIVDAHRIGRGVEVIHRGRPGAAARLLRALRQGRPVGILPDLGGRVASEPAELCGQRVDWPIGPQRVALRTGAPVIVGVLERTTSHGPLPRFRLVLKEVSAGNEVDLTQRVTNAVSSAILRSPADWLWMSGRFSTPPSLNGSLHKNTRKR, via the coding sequence GTGCACGCGCTGACGACGCGGGATCGGCGCGTAGGGGGCGAGTGGACCGCGCCCCAACAGGTGAAGAACACGCTGATCGTGTGGCTGGTTCGAGCGCTCCTGGCCGTCGTGGATCGTGTGCCGCCCCGGGTGCTGGTGCCCCTGGGAGGAGCGCTGGGGTGGCTCACTGGCGTGGTCACACCAACGACGCGCCGGACCACGGCGCGCGATCTGTCGCGGGTACTTCAGCGTGAAACGCCAACGGCACTTCGCTGCTACACGCGTGCGGGAGAGAACCTCGCGCTCTGCCTGTTGCTGCGTCGACCGTCGATCGCCGCTCGCGAGCTGGTGGCGTTCGACCCGGAATCCGAACGCGAGCTTCGGAGTGTGCTCTCCCGCGGGCGCGGGTGCGTATTCGTAAGCGCCCATGTCGGCCCCTTCGAAGCCGTTGCTGCGCTGGTGGCGGAGCTCGGCCTCGACCCCGCGGTGGTCGTTCGCGAAAGCTACGACGCACGCCTCGACCCCATCGTCGACGCCCATCGCATCGGACGAGGCGTCGAGGTCATTCACCGCGGACGACCCGGCGCCGCCGCGCGACTGCTGCGCGCGCTGCGCCAAGGGCGACCAGTGGGCATCCTTCCGGACCTCGGCGGGCGCGTGGCGTCGGAGCCCGCAGAACTGTGCGGCCAGCGGGTGGACTGGCCCATTGGTCCCCAGCGGGTCGCGCTCCGCACCGGAGCGCCCGTCATTGTCGGCGTCCTCGAACGAACCACCAGCCACGGCCCGCTGCCTCGCTTTCGCCTGGTCCTGAAGGAAGTGTCCGCCGGGAACGAGGTGGACCTAACGCAACGCGTTACCAATGCCGTTTCCTCGGCAATTTTGCGGTCCCCCGCGGATTGGCTGTGGATGTCCGGCCGCTTCTCGACGCCGCCCAGCCTCAACGGGTCATTGCACAAAAATACCCGAAAACGCTAA
- a CDS encoding sigma-54-dependent Fis family transcriptional regulator produces the protein MDSFVPAPRKILVVDDEPGLRQMLEILFKRRGYVVTSAPGYRAAAESIARSPQPFPVVLTDLAMPDGSGLDVLAAAKQRDPATEVILITAHSTLTNAVEAMRSGAYDFVTKPFEPAELTALVDKALEKQELVNENQRLKARFSGEQEDLVGKSPAMVRLLELVERIAPTRTTVLITGQSGTGKERIARAIHARSDRKGKPFLVVNCGALPEALMESELFGHEKGAFTGAQTRHAGLFREADRGTLLLDEVGELPASLQVKLLRVLQEKAVRAVGATQETPVDVRVLAATNRDIEADVQSGAFRQDLYYRLNVIRVEIPPLRERRDDVRVLTERFVRRFAAEMGKDVVALTPDALRALERYEFPGNVRELENIIERAVALAGSRAIGLGDLPMEVSGSAGGPTSGFLELPPEGCHLDELLNEVERRMLVEALERTGGVRKAAAKLLGITFRSLRYRLAKHSLDGDGPESGDDEDDG, from the coding sequence ATGGACTCCTTCGTTCCGGCGCCGCGAAAGATCCTCGTCGTGGACGACGAGCCGGGACTTCGGCAAATGCTGGAGATCCTGTTCAAGCGGCGCGGGTACGTGGTGACCAGCGCGCCGGGGTATCGGGCCGCAGCGGAATCCATCGCACGGAGTCCGCAGCCCTTCCCGGTGGTGCTGACGGATCTCGCGATGCCGGACGGCTCCGGGCTCGACGTGCTGGCCGCCGCCAAGCAACGGGACCCGGCCACGGAAGTGATCCTGATCACGGCACACTCCACGCTCACCAACGCGGTGGAGGCGATGCGGTCCGGCGCTTACGACTTCGTCACCAAACCCTTCGAGCCCGCCGAGCTCACGGCGCTGGTGGACAAGGCCCTCGAGAAGCAGGAGTTGGTGAACGAGAATCAGCGCCTCAAGGCGCGGTTCTCCGGCGAGCAGGAGGACTTGGTCGGCAAGAGCCCCGCCATGGTGCGCCTCCTCGAGCTGGTGGAGCGCATCGCCCCCACGCGCACCACGGTGCTGATCACGGGGCAGAGCGGCACCGGCAAGGAACGGATAGCGCGAGCGATCCACGCCCGTTCGGATCGCAAGGGCAAGCCCTTCTTGGTGGTGAACTGCGGTGCCTTGCCGGAAGCGCTGATGGAGAGCGAGCTCTTCGGCCACGAAAAGGGCGCCTTCACCGGTGCCCAGACTCGCCACGCGGGTCTCTTCCGTGAGGCCGACCGCGGCACGCTCCTGCTGGACGAAGTCGGCGAGCTCCCCGCCAGCCTGCAGGTGAAGCTCCTGCGGGTACTGCAGGAAAAGGCCGTCCGTGCCGTGGGCGCCACCCAAGAGACGCCCGTGGACGTCCGCGTGCTGGCTGCCACCAACCGTGACATCGAAGCGGACGTACAGTCCGGGGCTTTCCGTCAGGATCTCTACTACCGCTTGAACGTGATCCGAGTGGAGATCCCACCACTCAGGGAGCGTCGGGACGACGTGCGCGTGCTCACGGAGCGCTTCGTGCGGCGCTTCGCCGCGGAAATGGGCAAGGACGTCGTGGCGCTGACGCCCGACGCCCTGCGTGCTCTCGAGCGCTACGAGTTCCCGGGCAACGTCCGAGAGCTCGAGAACATCATCGAACGCGCAGTAGCGCTGGCGGGCTCCAGGGCCATCGGGCTGGGCGACCTCCCGATGGAGGTGAGTGGCTCGGCAGGGGGGCCCACCTCCGGGTTCCTGGAGTTGCCGCCGGAGGGCTGCCACCTCGACGAGCTATTGAACGAGGTGGAGCGTCGCATGCTGGTGGAGGCCCTCGAGCGCACGGGTGGCGTGCGCAAGGCGGCGGCAAAGCTCTTGGGCATCACGTTTCGATCCCTGCGTTATCGCTTGGCCAAGCACTCGCTGGACGGAGACGGCCCCGAGTCTGGAGACGACGAGGACGACGGCTGA
- a CDS encoding rhomboid family intramembrane serine protease: protein MAHSSRVCPKCGGLNGAEERVCYRCGQRLPGPLASGLLDTFYSALGREAPLTRLFLGMCAIEFVLMAVTGKSASLLGGVRISEGLRWGAMPSDVTSALLGLPPVSHAEPWRYLSATFVHFGLLHIVFNGMALWDLGRVVEQRLGSGRFAVIFLGTSIAGFVVSDFWYAFRQEPAFTGGASAGLFGLVGVLVGYLYAARDPAWKQFLTRVVIYAVIFAIAWPVNNAAHIGGALTGLPLGYLFYKEKRPWKRALWFNALAGILVLASFASVALSLRSPYWQRAKQAEIQAGIE, encoded by the coding sequence ATGGCCCACTCCTCTCGCGTTTGCCCCAAGTGCGGCGGCCTCAACGGGGCGGAGGAGCGCGTGTGCTACCGCTGCGGGCAGCGGCTGCCGGGCCCCCTCGCCAGCGGTCTGCTGGACACCTTCTACAGCGCGCTGGGGCGAGAGGCTCCGCTCACGCGCTTGTTCCTGGGCATGTGCGCGATCGAATTCGTGCTGATGGCGGTGACGGGGAAGTCCGCGTCGCTCCTGGGAGGCGTTCGCATCAGCGAGGGTTTGCGTTGGGGCGCGATGCCCTCGGACGTCACCAGTGCGCTCCTTGGCTTGCCACCGGTGAGCCACGCCGAGCCTTGGCGCTACCTCTCGGCAACCTTCGTGCATTTCGGTCTGCTGCACATCGTCTTCAATGGCATGGCGCTCTGGGATCTCGGTCGCGTGGTGGAGCAACGGTTGGGCTCCGGTCGCTTCGCCGTGATCTTTCTCGGGACCAGTATCGCCGGCTTCGTCGTGAGCGACTTCTGGTACGCGTTCCGACAGGAGCCCGCGTTCACTGGCGGTGCCAGCGCGGGGCTCTTCGGCCTGGTCGGTGTCCTCGTGGGCTACCTCTACGCCGCGCGCGATCCAGCGTGGAAGCAGTTCCTCACCCGGGTGGTGATCTACGCGGTGATCTTCGCCATCGCGTGGCCGGTCAACAACGCCGCTCACATCGGCGGGGCACTCACCGGGCTGCCCCTCGGCTACCTGTTCTACAAGGAGAAGCGCCCGTGGAAGCGGGCGCTCTGGTTCAACGCGCTGGCGGGAATTCTCGTGCTCGCGAGCTTCGCGTCCGTTGCGCTCTCGCTGCGTTCACCCTATTGGCAGCGGGCCAAGCAGGCCGAGATCCAGGCCGGCATCGAATAG
- a CDS encoding prepilin-type N-terminal cleavage/methylation domain-containing protein, translated as MKKSLKRGFTLVELMIVVAIVGVLAALAIYGVRKYIANSKTAEARNALGQMSKDAATAYAREGMDTSIMTAGDSTGVVNRLCLNGTAVPVAVASIKGQKYQSKPQEWTTDQPATGPGGSHEGFACLKFSMNDPQYYQYTYTGPADVASAGVVGASFSAIANGDLNGDDILSTFQIDGQVKTEGGGTEVFIAPNMQEINPEE; from the coding sequence ATGAAAAAGTCACTCAAGCGCGGCTTCACCCTCGTAGAGCTCATGATCGTCGTGGCCATCGTCGGCGTGCTCGCGGCCCTCGCCATCTACGGCGTCCGCAAGTACATCGCCAACTCGAAGACGGCTGAAGCGCGCAACGCCCTCGGTCAGATGTCGAAGGATGCCGCTACCGCGTACGCGCGTGAAGGCATGGACACCTCGATCATGACGGCGGGGGACAGCACTGGCGTGGTGAACCGGCTGTGTCTGAACGGCACAGCCGTCCCCGTGGCTGTCGCGTCCATCAAAGGTCAGAAGTACCAGTCCAAGCCGCAGGAGTGGACCACGGATCAGCCGGCGACCGGCCCAGGCGGCAGCCACGAGGGCTTCGCCTGTTTGAAGTTCTCGATGAACGACCCGCAGTACTATCAATACACCTACACTGGCCCCGCGGATGTGGCCTCAGCGGGTGTTGTGGGCGCCAGCTTCTCCGCCATTGCGAATGGCGACCTGAACGGTGACGACATCCTGTCCACCTTCCAGATCGATGGCCAGGTCAAGACGGAAGGCGGTGGTACCGAGGTGTTCATCGCCCCCAACATGCAGGAGATCAACCCCGAGGAGTGA
- a CDS encoding prepilin-type N-terminal cleavage/methylation domain-containing protein, with amino-acid sequence MPTRSAPTPSRARGFTLVELMAVVIIVGVLGAIGIYMFRKQVFSSRSVEVMAMLSSIRSAEERYRAENSAYLDVSSTIDTYYPMANPDKTLYAWDQPTHVDYPKWKLLAPTTSGPVQFGYAVKAGPPFTAMTLPTTTGKPTWPAPGKQDEPWYVIQAAGDMDANGVMSMYVASSVNGEIYRENDGE; translated from the coding sequence ATGCCTACCCGAAGTGCGCCCACACCCTCGCGAGCCCGCGGCTTCACCCTGGTGGAGCTGATGGCGGTGGTGATCATCGTCGGCGTGCTCGGCGCCATCGGGATCTACATGTTTCGCAAGCAGGTGTTCTCCAGCCGCAGCGTCGAGGTGATGGCGATGCTCAGCAGCATCCGCAGCGCCGAGGAGCGCTACCGCGCGGAAAATAGCGCGTATCTCGACGTTTCCAGCACGATCGACACCTATTACCCGATGGCGAATCCGGACAAGACGCTATACGCCTGGGACCAGCCCACCCACGTGGACTACCCGAAGTGGAAGCTCTTGGCGCCCACCACCTCGGGGCCCGTGCAGTTTGGATACGCGGTGAAAGCGGGCCCTCCGTTCACCGCCATGACGCTGCCCACCACCACTGGGAAGCCGACTTGGCCTGCGCCCGGCAAGCAGGACGAGCCCTGGTACGTGATCCAGGCCGCAGGCGACATGGACGCCAACGGTGTGATGTCGATGTACGTGGCGTCGAGCGTGAACGGCGAGATCTATCGCGAAAACGACGGTGAGTGA
- a CDS encoding gliding motility protein produces MPVVNPLARELVFKIVYYGPGLGGKTTSLQHVHATARPEHRGRLVSLATPVDRTLYFDFLPVRLPALRGMSVRLQLFTVPGQVYYNATRKLVLTGADGIVLVVDSQRERLDANLESLENLIDNLREHGRALDQVPHVLQYNKRDLPGVLPADELGRRLNLLSAPAFESVAVHGAGIYEALDAIARAVLRDFERRVPISGERAPELVLPEGGLAEVLRAETNPPANPPAEAAPPAAEMEPTPVPPSVQEGPRRPSTWPSLRVPPVGNARPEPEVAVEVVEPAPVAAGAPSFALLFSPAERPLVGAVEQALGRRDANEAILAVDRLVSRVLAGLGAIAGGEAPRDPALAVMLLGVPGPRYLELRARVRDARSGAPLGDRDALAAYVFALELAQARARFT; encoded by the coding sequence ATGCCGGTGGTCAACCCGCTCGCTCGCGAGTTGGTGTTCAAAATCGTCTATTACGGGCCGGGGCTCGGCGGAAAAACCACGAGCCTGCAGCACGTCCACGCCACCGCTCGGCCGGAGCATCGCGGTCGCTTGGTGAGCTTGGCCACACCGGTGGACCGCACGCTGTACTTCGACTTCCTGCCCGTGCGCCTACCCGCGCTTCGAGGCATGAGCGTGCGTCTGCAGCTGTTCACGGTGCCCGGCCAGGTCTACTACAACGCCACCCGCAAGCTGGTGTTGACCGGCGCCGATGGCATCGTGCTGGTGGTGGACTCCCAGCGTGAGCGGCTGGATGCCAACCTCGAGAGCCTGGAAAACCTGATCGACAATCTGCGCGAGCACGGCCGCGCTTTGGATCAGGTGCCGCACGTGCTGCAGTACAACAAGCGCGACCTCCCCGGCGTGCTCCCCGCGGACGAGCTGGGCCGACGACTGAACCTGCTGTCCGCTCCGGCCTTCGAGTCCGTCGCCGTGCACGGCGCGGGGATCTACGAAGCCCTGGACGCCATCGCGCGGGCGGTGCTGCGCGACTTCGAGCGCCGCGTTCCCATTTCCGGAGAACGCGCTCCCGAGCTCGTGCTGCCCGAGGGGGGCCTGGCGGAGGTGCTCCGAGCCGAGACGAACCCGCCCGCGAACCCGCCCGCCGAGGCGGCGCCGCCCGCAGCCGAGATGGAACCGACCCCCGTGCCTCCGTCGGTACAGGAAGGTCCCCGCCGCCCGTCCACCTGGCCCAGTCTGAGGGTACCGCCCGTGGGCAACGCGCGGCCGGAGCCCGAGGTCGCTGTAGAAGTGGTGGAGCCGGCGCCGGTCGCGGCGGGCGCGCCGAGCTTCGCGCTGCTGTTTTCACCCGCCGAGCGGCCGCTGGTGGGGGCCGTGGAGCAGGCCCTCGGCCGTCGCGACGCGAACGAAGCGATCTTGGCCGTCGATCGGCTGGTGTCCCGTGTGCTTGCTGGCCTCGGCGCCATCGCGGGCGGGGAGGCACCCCGCGACCCGGCGCTGGCGGTGATGCTCTTGGGAGTGCCGGGCCCGCGCTACCTCGAGCTCCGAGCGCGGGTGCGCGATGCTCGCTCCGGCGCCCCCCTCGGGGACCGGGATGCGCTTGCCGCCTACGTCTTCGCGCTCGAGCTGGCGCAGGCGCGGGCGCGCTTCACTTAG
- a CDS encoding type II secretion system protein, with amino-acid sequence MATARSFGSARRGYTLVEMMVVVIIAGVLVTLAVIGVRKYIFTAKTAEAIHMIGAISSAEESYREETGSYLTASSNINNYYPQTDLTPNKTKWAWANPAHTDYAKWRLLAVSANEPVQFGYVAVAGLQTDAIPAPGTAANFSSVAPTGPWVLIKAAGDQNDNGIYSYFVTVRGDGVSSAIHIENESE; translated from the coding sequence ATGGCGACTGCGCGTAGTTTCGGCTCCGCTCGACGTGGGTACACCCTCGTCGAGATGATGGTCGTCGTCATCATCGCGGGCGTGCTTGTCACCCTCGCGGTGATTGGGGTTCGCAAGTACATCTTCACCGCCAAGACCGCCGAAGCGATCCACATGATCGGGGCGATCAGCTCGGCGGAAGAGTCCTACCGCGAAGAGACCGGTTCCTATCTGACGGCCTCCAGCAACATCAACAACTACTACCCGCAGACGGACCTCACGCCCAACAAGACCAAGTGGGCTTGGGCAAATCCGGCGCATACGGACTACGCCAAGTGGCGCTTGCTGGCCGTGAGCGCCAACGAGCCGGTGCAGTTCGGTTACGTCGCCGTCGCTGGTCTGCAGACCGACGCCATTCCCGCGCCGGGCACCGCAGCGAATTTCAGCAGCGTCGCGCCCACCGGTCCTTGGGTCTTGATCAAGGCTGCGGGCGATCAGAACGACAACGGGATCTACTCCTACTTCGTGACCGTTCGCGGAGATGGAGTCAGCTCCGCCATCCACATCGAGAACGAATCGGAGTAG
- a CDS encoding RNA polymerase sigma factor, whose protein sequence is MPWRGDLCTVAAVQHAEDSDELAEERQLCERAQTGDRDALGAILRQHGPRLYRSVLLPRLGSTAAAEEALSTTYMKVVERFHQFTWQNVGVYPWLRVVALRVALDQLRQRKREVLFEPDDVQREIDAAGAEQRDADAVERHDLAVARQRVEVALGRINPRYALAIRLRVLEERSREEAAKELDVSVSTFDVVLHRAMSALRKLLAADGGLGT, encoded by the coding sequence ATGCCCTGGCGAGGGGACTTGTGTACAGTCGCCGCCGTGCAGCACGCCGAGGACTCGGACGAGCTGGCGGAGGAGCGCCAACTGTGCGAGCGCGCCCAAACGGGTGATCGCGACGCCCTGGGTGCCATTCTGCGACAGCACGGTCCCCGGCTGTACCGCAGCGTTCTGCTGCCCCGCCTGGGGAGCACGGCGGCGGCGGAGGAGGCATTGTCCACCACCTACATGAAGGTGGTCGAGCGCTTCCATCAGTTCACTTGGCAGAACGTGGGCGTGTATCCCTGGCTTCGAGTGGTGGCGCTACGCGTGGCGCTCGACCAGCTGCGCCAGCGCAAGCGCGAAGTGCTGTTCGAGCCGGATGACGTGCAGCGCGAGATCGACGCCGCGGGCGCCGAACAGCGTGATGCGGACGCCGTCGAGCGCCACGACCTCGCCGTCGCCCGCCAGCGGGTGGAGGTCGCCCTCGGACGCATCAACCCGCGCTACGCCTTGGCAATCCGCCTGCGGGTTCTCGAAGAGCGATCCCGCGAGGAGGCGGCGAAAGAGCTGGACGTCAGCGTGTCCACCTTCGACGTGGTACTCCATCGGGCGATGAGCGCCCTGCGCAAGCTGTTGGCCGCAGACGGAGGTCTCGGGACATGA
- a CDS encoding DnaJ domain-containing protein codes for MRGLPIGPEEAFVLSRVDGRTSEADIAAATGMEQGRIQETLTRLAELGAIEYGALPPPTPPPPSEEHPSVPPGRRLARPIVETTEVHGSEWSHPAAALYDPAELDEAVDLELPRKRMILDRFYRLDSANHYEVLGVEPGADKKEIKDAYFRAVSVLHPDRYFGKNLGNFKPKLDRIFQHLTEAHDVLTRKQSREEYDAYLATQAKNRDLEQLLGDERSQAQELEKIRRRIEEEARVAERATYRPEPRPADPEARRRALARKLRGSIPPGQRSSAPPAPSAPPASKAQVQEHVAEDLRRRYEQRLVTARGDQVQRYVDAAEAALKERNVVNAANALRIAASLAPDDQSLADRLQEVQQRANTELADSYLDQARYEERNGRPLEAAASYERAARGKPSAIVWERAAACLLEGDGDLRHAAELAKKAIRLASKAAEPRSTLAKIYVNAGMKESALLEFERASQLAPDDDSIKDWIKRLKRGDA; via the coding sequence ATGCGCGGTCTGCCCATCGGGCCGGAGGAAGCGTTTGTCCTGTCGCGGGTCGATGGCCGCACCAGCGAGGCCGACATCGCCGCCGCTACCGGGATGGAGCAAGGGCGGATTCAAGAAACCCTCACGCGCTTGGCAGAGCTCGGCGCGATCGAGTACGGCGCCCTACCTCCCCCGACACCGCCTCCCCCCTCCGAGGAACACCCATCCGTTCCACCGGGCCGCCGCTTGGCGCGCCCAATCGTCGAGACCACGGAGGTTCACGGCTCCGAATGGTCACATCCCGCCGCAGCCCTGTATGACCCCGCAGAGCTCGACGAGGCCGTGGATTTGGAGCTGCCTCGAAAACGCATGATCCTCGATCGCTTCTATCGCCTCGACTCGGCGAACCACTACGAAGTGCTCGGCGTGGAACCCGGGGCGGACAAGAAGGAGATCAAGGACGCCTACTTTCGCGCGGTCAGCGTGCTGCACCCGGATCGCTACTTCGGCAAGAATCTAGGCAATTTCAAGCCCAAGCTGGATCGCATCTTTCAGCACCTGACCGAAGCCCACGACGTGCTGACGCGCAAGCAGAGCCGCGAAGAGTACGACGCCTACCTCGCCACCCAGGCCAAGAATCGGGACCTCGAGCAGCTGCTGGGCGACGAGCGCTCCCAGGCACAGGAGCTGGAGAAGATCCGTCGGCGGATCGAGGAAGAGGCCCGCGTCGCCGAGCGCGCGACGTACCGGCCGGAGCCCCGCCCCGCGGATCCCGAAGCGCGACGCCGGGCGCTGGCGCGAAAGCTCCGGGGCTCCATTCCGCCGGGACAGCGCTCGTCCGCGCCCCCGGCGCCCTCTGCGCCGCCCGCCAGCAAGGCGCAGGTGCAGGAGCACGTCGCGGAAGACCTCCGCCGACGCTACGAGCAACGTCTGGTGACGGCCCGCGGTGACCAGGTCCAACGCTACGTGGACGCCGCGGAAGCCGCGCTGAAGGAAAGGAACGTGGTGAACGCGGCCAACGCCCTGCGTATCGCAGCGTCCCTCGCTCCCGACGACCAGAGCCTCGCGGACCGACTCCAAGAAGTGCAGCAGCGCGCCAACACCGAGCTGGCGGACAGCTATCTCGACCAAGCGCGCTATGAGGAGAGAAACGGCCGCCCATTGGAGGCTGCGGCCTCCTACGAACGTGCTGCGCGGGGCAAACCGAGCGCCATCGTGTGGGAACGGGCAGCGGCCTGCCTGCTGGAAGGCGACGGCGATCTGCGCCATGCCGCCGAGCTCGCCAAGAAGGCCATCCGCTTGGCCTCGAAAGCAGCCGAACCGCGGAGCACCCTGGCCAAGATCTACGTGAATGCCGGCATGAAGGAGAGCGCCCTGCTCGAATTTGAGCGCGCCAGCCAGCTTGCGCCGGACGATGATAGCATCAAAGACTGGATAAAACGCCTGAAGCGCGGCGACGCCTGA